A single window of Drosophila suzukii chromosome 3, CBGP_Dsuzu_IsoJpt1.0, whole genome shotgun sequence DNA harbors:
- the GILT2 gene encoding GILT-like protein 2: protein MRAIVFVCLLLGWVGVAMPRRLRGPQADRLPVTLYYEALCPYCMEFVTTQLSPSMIRRGRLPFTDLTLVPYGNARIDEAGNVACQHGELECELNSWHACILEHHDITSSLKLIACLMRFKKNRLDKCADRLKIDVTDVKNCKNTRQVNDILKKYGEETAKISFLGVPAIALDNIYDANLSANLTDNFDSIFCATYKEKFNKKLFNCQ from the exons ATGAGGGCGATCGTCTTTGTCTGCCTGCTGCTGGGatgggtgggcgtggccatgCCAAGG CGACTGCGAGGACCACAGGCTGATCGACTCCCAGTTACCCTGTACTACGAGGCACTGTGTCCCTACTGCATGGAGTTCGTCACCACCCAGCTGAGTCCTTCGATGATTCGCCGGGGTCGACTGCCATTCACTGATCTTACGCTGGTTCCCTATGGAAATGCCAGG ATCGACGAAGCCGGAAATGTGGCCTGCCAGCATGGGGAGCTTGAGTGCGAGTTGAACTCCTGGCATGCCTGCATCCTGGAGCACCATGACATTACCTCTTCCCTGAAGCTCATTGCTTGTCTGATGAGGTTCAAGAAGAATAGGCTGGACAAGTGCGCTGACCGCTTGAAAATCGACGTTACCGATGTCAAAAACTGCAAAAACACGCGTCAGGTCAACGACATTCTGAAGAAGTACGGCGAGGAAACAGCAAAGATCTCATTTCTGGGAGTGCCAGCCATAGCCTTGGACAAC ATTTATGATGCTAACCTGTCAGCAAATCTAACTGATAATTTTGATTCCATTTTTTGCGCCACGTATAAGGAAAAGTTCAACAAGAAGCTCTTCAACTGTCAGTAA
- the LOC108007848 gene encoding spaetzle-processing enzyme-like: protein MFLEQKVYISFLLQAFLSALVFACQPDEQCVRLDTCNPLMKFLRPWGMTTAERAIFHNRQCSRDNTRSVLLHQVWICCPQSGDVLPNNQICGQTPPAFHITAGEEAPLNGFPWMAMLLYANSFSSTQDTVPRCAGSLITNRYVLTAAHCVNINGLELRSVRLGEHDTSSNPDCITLISGTKICAPPHLEINVELAIKHEHYVAIEGKHYNDIALLRLQFPVRYTSQILPICIFPSDNLSNPSFDNYNLQIAGWGSSQMQSSSNVLLYANIQGRNPDECSRSYSFLGINKETQICAGGQNRKDTCKGDSGSPLMATMGWGVDEFVYLAGITSYGFNQCGDWPAAYTKTSSYINWIQWGMSRYEHN from the exons ATGTTTTTGGAacaaaaagtttatatttcgtttttgcTTCAGGCTTTTCTCTCGGCTCTAGTATTTG CCTGTCAACCGGATGAACAATGCGTCAGATTGGACACTTGTAACCCACTTATGAAGTTTCTAAGGCCCTGGGGAATGACGACTGCTGAGAGAGCAATATTTCACAACCGACAGTGCAGCAGAGACAATACAAGGAGCGTATTATTGCACCAAGTTTGGATCTGCTGCCCGCAGAGTGGTGATGTCCTGCCAAATAATCAGATCTGTGGCCAAACCCCGCCCGCTTTTCATATAACAGCTGGAGAAGAGGCGCCTCTGAACGGGTTTCCATGGATGGCCATGCTATTATACGCCAATTCTTTTAGTTCGACGCAGGATACTGTACCCAGGTGCGCGGGATCACTGATCACCAATCGCTACGTTCTTACCGCAGCCCACTGTGTGAACATAAATGGCTTGGAGCTAAGAAGTGTGCGACTCGGAGAGCATGACACCTCCTCAAACCCAGACTGCATCACTTTAATCAGTGGAACGAAGATATGCGCTCCCCCGCATCTGGAAATCAACGTGGAGCTGGCCATCAAGCATGAGCACTACGTGGCCATAGAAGGGAAGCACTACAACGACATAGCCCTGTTGCGACTCCAATTTCCGGTTCG GTATACGAGCCAAATTCTACCCATTTGTATTTTTCCTAGCGATAATTTATCGAATCCTTCCTTTGACAACTACAATTTGCAAATAGCGGGCTGGGGGTCCTCGCAAATGCAGAGTTCCAGCAATGTATTATTGTATGCCAACATCCAGGGCAGGAACCCGGATGAGTGCTCAAGAAGCTATTCGTTCTTAGGGATAAACAAGGAGACCCAAATATGCGCAGGTGGCCAGAACAGAAAGGACACCTGTAAAGGAGACTCTGGCAGTCCGCTGATGGCCACAATGGGATGGGGCGTGGACGAATTCGTTTATTTAGCCGGGATCACCTCCTATGGATTTAACCAGTGCGGAGATTGGCCAGCAGCTTACACAAAAACTTCAAGTTATATCAATTGGATACAGTGGGGTATGTCGAGATATGAACACAATTAG
- the eIF3d1 gene encoding eukaryotic translation initiation factor 3 subunit D-1, with the protein MSETINTAAQFPTFEKPTVQFNEKGWGPCELPDTFKDVPYQPFSKNDRLGKICDWTSTSNNDKKYQNKYASSFGTGNQYSYYHEEDETTFHLVDTARVQKPPHQRGRFRNMRNSRSGRGRNARGGLNTHGMTTLSGKNVKARDPRHGRGMGKKFGHRGPPPKMRESSVAVRADWASIEEMDFPRLIKLSLPNIKEGVDIVTCGTLEYYDKTYDRINVKNEKPLQKIDRIVHTVTTTDDPVIRRLSKTVGNVFATDAILATIMCSTRSNYSWDIVIEKVGDKIFMDKRDHTEFDLLTVNESSVEPPTDDDSSCNSPRNLAIEATFINHNFSQQVLKTGDQEAKYKFEEGNPFISEDEDIQVASVGYRYKKWELGSDIVLVARCEHDGVLQTPSGEPQFMSIKALNEWDSKLANGVEWRQKLDTQRGAVLANELRNNACKLAKWTVQAVLAGSDQLKLGYVSRINPRDHSRHVILGTQQFKPHEFATQINLSMDNAWGILRCIIDLVMKQKDGKYLIMKDPNKPIIRLYDIPDNTFDSDDSDDGEGDDEGFQQVYNYAHNKI; encoded by the exons ATGAGCGAGACCATAAACACCGCGGCGCAGTTCCCGACCTTCGAGAAGCCGACCGTGCAGTTCAACGAGAAGGGCTGGGGGCCATGCGAGCTGCCCGATACGTTCAAGGATGTGCCGTACCAGCCGTTCAGCAAGAACGATCGCCTGGGCAAGATCTGCGACTGGACGAGCACCTCGAACAACGACAAGAAGTACCAGA ACAAGTACGCCTCCAGCTTTGGCACGGGCAACCAGTACTCGTACTACCATGAGGAGGACGAGACCACCTTCCACCTGGTGGACACGGCCCGCGTCCAGAAGCCGCCTCATCAACGCGGCCGCTTCAGGAACATGAGGAACTCGCGTTCCGGTCGCGGCAGGAATGCCCGCGGTGGCCTAAACACCCACGGCATGACCACGCTCAGTGGCAAGAACGTAAAGGCCCGGGATCCGCGTCATGGTCGCGGCATGGGCAAGAAGTTCGGTCACCGCGGACCACCACCCAAGATGCGCGAATCTTCGGTGGCCGTGCGCGCCGATTGGGCATCCATTGAGGAGATGGACTTCCCGCGACTCATCAAGCTGTCGCTGCCGAACATCAAGGAGGGCGTCGATATCGTCACTTGCGGCACGCTGGAGTACTACGACAAGACCTACGACCGCATCAACGTGAAGAACGAGAAGCCGCTGCAGAAGATCGACCGCATCGTGCACACGGTGACCACCACCGACGACCCCGTCATCCGGCGCCTGTCCAAGACCGTAGGCAACGTCTTCGCCACGGACGCCATCCTGGCCACCATCATGTGCTCCACGAGATCGAACTACTCCTGGGATATTGTCATCGAGAAAGTCG GCGACAAGATCTTCATGGACAAGCGTGACCACACCGAGTTCGACCTCCTGACCGTGAACGAGAGCAGCGTGGAACCCCCGACCGACGACGACAGCTCTTGCAACTCGCCCCGCAACCTGGCCATCGAGGCCACTTTCATTAACCACAACTTCAGCCAGCAAGTTCTGAAGACTGGCGACCAGGAGGCCAAGTACAAGTTCGAAGAGGGGAACCCGTTCATCAGCGAGGACGAGGATATCCAAGTGGCCAGCGTGGGCTACCGCTACAAGAAGTGGGAGCTGGGAAGCGACATT GTTCTGGTGGCTCGTTGCGAGCACGATGGTGTCCTGCAGACGCCCAGTGGGGAGCCGCAGTTCATGTCCATCAAAGCGCTCAACGAGTGGGACTCGAAGCTGGCCAACGGCGTGGAGTGGCGACAGAAATTGGACACGCAGCGCGGAGCTGTGCTGGCCAACGAGCTGAGGAACAACGCCTGCAAGCTGGCCAAGTGGACTGTGCAGGCTGTGCTGGCCGGGTCCGATCAGCTGAAGCTCGGCTACGTTTCGCGTATTAATCCGAGGGACCACTCGCGCCATGTCATTCTCGGCACGCAGCAATTCAAGCCGCACGAGTTCGCCACCCAGATCAACCTGAGCATGGACAACGCCTGGGGAATCCTGCGGTGCATCATCGATCTAGTGATGAAGCAGAAGGACGGCAAATACCTGATCATGAAGGACCCCAACAAGCCGATCATCCGTCTGTACGACATCCCAGACAACACATTCGACTCCGATGACTCGGACGATGGCGAGGGCGACGACGAAGGGTTCCAGCAGGTCTACAACTACGCTCACAACAAGATTTAG
- the SPE gene encoding spaetzle-processing enzyme has translation MASTERNFLLVSLVVSALSGLVLRADSAAQISFGACTPQQSEERGQCVHITSCPFLADLLKVEPKTPEQRVLLSKSQCGLDNRVEGLVNRILVCCPQSKRADIEDPQPTAPKGAEQQPGNVLPGSDDCGFLFDDRIFGGTATSLWEFPWMVLLQYKKPFSETYSFNCGGALINSRYVLTAGHCLASRDLDKAGVVLHSVRLGEWDTRTDPDCSTLMNGERICAPHHIDIEVEKGIIHEQFAPASVDQKNDIALVRLKRSVSYTDYVRPICMPTDDMIRNNFVDYGMDVAGWGLTENMQPSPTKLKITVTVWNLTGCQEQYNTFFKVKMDDTQLCAGGQAGKDTCGGDSGGPLMVPITSGGRDVFYIAGVTSYGTKPCGLKGWPGVYTRTGAFVNWIKQKLEA, from the exons ATGGCATCTACGGAACGGAATTTTCTACTGGTGTCGCTGGTGGTCAGCGCATTATCCGGATTGGTCCTACGAGCAG ACTCAGCGGCCCAGATCAGCTTCGGCGCATGTACTCCACAGCAGAGCGAGGAGCGCGGCCAGTGCGTCCACATCACCAGTTGCCCCTTCCTGGCCGACCTGTTGAAGGTGGAGCCAAAGACTCCTGAACAGCGCGTCCTGCTCTCCAAGAGCCAATGTGGATTGGACAACCGGGTCGAGGGCCTGGTGAACCGCATCCTGGTCTGCTGCCCACAGAGCAAGAGGGCCGACATCGAGGACCCACAGCCCACGGCTCCCAAGGGTGCTGAACAGCAGCCGGGCAATGTGCTACCCGGGAGCGATGACTGCGGATTCCTGTTTGACGATCGCATTTTTGGTGGAACCGCCACGAGCCTCTGGGAATTCCCGTGGATGGTGTTGCTGCAGTACAAAAAAC CTTTTTCCGAAACCtattccttcaactgcggcgGCGCTCTGATCAACTCCCGCTACGTCCTGACCGCGGGACACTGCCTGGCCAGTCGTGACCTGGACAAGGCCGGCGTCGTCCTGCACAGCGTTCGCCTGGGAGAGTGGGACACCAGGACCGATCCCGACTGCAGCACCCTGATGAACGGAGAGCGCATTTGCGCGCCCCACCACATCGACATCGAGGTGGAAAAGGGCATCATCCATGAGCAGTTTGCCCCGGCCTCGGTGGACCAGAAGAATGATATAGCGCTGGTGCGCCTCAAGCGGAGCGTCAG CTACACCGACTATGTGCGTCCCATTTGCATGCCCACCGACGACATGATTCGGAACAACTTCGTCGACTACGGCATGGATGTGGCCGGCTGGGGGCTCACGGAGAACATGCAGCCAAGCCCGACCAAGCTGAAGATCACCGTCACCGTGTGGAACCTGACGGGCTGCCAGGAGCAGTACAACACCTTCTTCAAGGTGAAAATGGACGACACCCAGCTGTGTGCCGGTGGCCAGGCGGGCAAGGATACCTGTGGCGGCGATTCCGGCGGCCCCCTGATGGTGCCCATCACCTCCGGCGGACGAGATGTCTTCTACATCGCTGGCGTTACGTCCTACGGAACAAAGCCCTGCGGCCTCAAGGGCTGGCCCGGCGTATATACCCGCACAGGGGCTTTTGTCAATTGGATAAAGCAGAAATTAGAggcataa
- the LOC108007838 gene encoding spaetzle-processing enzyme-like isoform X2, which yields MNNMFLGPKNNIWFLLQPFLLAHFAKSAAFAHCRPDEKCVRLDTCYPLMKFLRPRGMTTAEREIFHNRQCGIDNRRLELLHKVLICCPKSGDVLPNNQICGQTPPAFHTTAGEESPLNGFPWMAMLLYVNPHSSTQDTVPRCAGSLITNRYVLTAAQCVNINGLELRSVRLGEHDTSSNPDCITLISGTKICAPPHLEINVELAIKHEHYVAIEGKHYNDIALLRLQFPVRYTSQILPICIFPSDNLSNPSFDNYNLQIAGWGSSQMQSSSNVLLYANIQGRNPDECSRIYSSLGINKETQICAGGQNGKDTCRGDSGSPLMATMGWGVDEFVYLAGITSYGFNQCGDWPAAYTKTSYYVNWIQRSMSRYEEN from the exons ATGAACAACATGTTTCTCGGAccgaaaaataatatttggttCCTGCTCCAGCCTTTTCTCTTGGCTCATTTTGCTAAATCTG CAGCGTTTGCGCATTGTCGACCGGATGAGAAATGCGTCAGATTGGACACTTGTTACCCACTTATGAAGTTTCTAAGGCCCCGGGGAATGACAACTGCTGAGAGAGAAATATTTCATAACCGACAGTGCGGCATAGACAACAGAAGACTCGAATTACTGCACAAAGTTTTGATCTGCTGCCCGAAGAGTGGTGATGTCCTGCCAAATAATCAGATATGTGGCCAAACCCCGCCCGCTTTTCATACAACAGCTGGAGAAGAGTCGCCTCTGAACGGGTTTCCCTGGATGGCCATGCTATTATACGTGAATCCTCATAGTTCGACGCAGGATACTGTACCCAGGTGTGCGGGATCACTGATCACCAATCGCTACGTGCTCACCGCGGCCCAATGTGTGAACATAAATGGCTTGGAGCTAAGAAGTGTGCGACTCGGAGAGCATGACACCTCCTCAAACCCAGACTGCATCACTTTAATCAGTGGAACGAAGATATGCGCTCCCCCGCATCTAGAAATCAACGTGGAGCTGGCCATCAAGCATGAGCACTACGTGGCCATAGAAGGGAAGCACTACAACGACATTGCCCTGTTGCGACTCCAATTTCCGGTTCG GTATACGAGCCAAATTCTACCCATTTGTATTTTTCCTAGCGATAATTTATCGAATCCTTCCTTTGACAACTACAATTTGCAAATAGCGGGCTGGGGGTCCTCGCAAATGCAGAGTTCCAGCAATGTATTATTGTATGCCAACATCCAGGGCAGGAACCCGGATGAGTGCTCAAGAATCTATTCTTCCTTAGGGATAAACAAGGAGACCCAAATATGCGCAGGTGGCCAGAACGGAAAGGACACCTGTAGAGGAGACTCTGGCAGTCCGCTGATGGCCACAATGGGATGGGGCGTGGACGAATTCGTTTATTTAGCCGGGATCACCTCCTATGGATTTAACCAGTGCGGAGATTGGCCAGCAGCTTACACGAAAACTTCATATTATGTCAATTGGATACAGAGGAGTATGTCGAGATATGAGGAAAACTAG
- the GILT3 gene encoding GILT-like protein 3, translating to MNKIFGIWCALCLLLILPTSGNTQSPENAQSPENSKLLVAIHYEALCPDSMNFIRRRLYDALNDNNWWSVTDLKLYPFGKAGFYNSSGKTQVYCQHGEDECELNALHACIIETLDIRKAFDLIYCMLRSYSNELDKCSRSMGLDVSKARECKSSRTNAEILEPYGRETLKLELSFVPSIVFENNFKPYGQRSIRNNFERHFCQEYKKKFNITLPTCSAIL from the exons atgaataaaatatttggaaTTTGGTGTGCCCTGTGCCTGCTGCTTATTTTGCCCACGTCCGGAAATACACAATCCCCGGAAAATGCACAATCCCCGGAAAATTCCAAGCTCCTGGTGGCCATCCACTACGAGGCCCTGTGTCCAGACAGCATGAACTTCATCCGCCGCCGACTTTACGATGCTCTAAACGACAATAACTGGTGGTCCGTCACCGATCTGAAGCTATATCCATTTGGCAAAGCGGGG TTCTACAACAGTTCAGGCAAAACGCAGGTGTACTGCCAACACGGTGAAGATGAGTGCGAACTGAATGCGCTGCACGCCTGTATTATTGAGACCCTAGATATTCGGAAGGCCTTTGACCTCATCTATTGCATGCTGAGATCCTACTCAAATGAATTGGATAAATGTTCCAGGAGCATGGGTTTGGATGTGAGCAAGGCCAGGGAATGCAAAAGTTCGCGAACAAACGCCGAAATTTTGGAGCCCTATGGCAGGGAAACCCTCAAACTTGAACTCTCCTTTGTGCCCAGCATTGTGTTTGAGAAT AACTTTAAGCCCTACGGACAGAGAAGCATTCGCAACAATTTCGAAAGGCATTTTTGTCAAGAGTACAAGAAGAAGTTCAACATTACACTGCCAACATGTTCCgcaattttataa
- the LOC108007838 gene encoding spaetzle-processing enzyme-like isoform X1, producing MNNMFLGPKNNIWFLLQPFLLAHFAKSGAAAFAHCRPDEKCVRLDTCYPLMKFLRPRGMTTAEREIFHNRQCGIDNRRLELLHKVLICCPKSGDVLPNNQICGQTPPAFHTTAGEESPLNGFPWMAMLLYVNPHSSTQDTVPRCAGSLITNRYVLTAAQCVNINGLELRSVRLGEHDTSSNPDCITLISGTKICAPPHLEINVELAIKHEHYVAIEGKHYNDIALLRLQFPVRYTSQILPICIFPSDNLSNPSFDNYNLQIAGWGSSQMQSSSNVLLYANIQGRNPDECSRIYSSLGINKETQICAGGQNGKDTCRGDSGSPLMATMGWGVDEFVYLAGITSYGFNQCGDWPAAYTKTSYYVNWIQRSMSRYEEN from the exons ATGAACAACATGTTTCTCGGAccgaaaaataatatttggttCCTGCTCCAGCCTTTTCTCTTGGCTCATTTTGCTAAATCTG GTGCAGCAGCGTTTGCGCATTGTCGACCGGATGAGAAATGCGTCAGATTGGACACTTGTTACCCACTTATGAAGTTTCTAAGGCCCCGGGGAATGACAACTGCTGAGAGAGAAATATTTCATAACCGACAGTGCGGCATAGACAACAGAAGACTCGAATTACTGCACAAAGTTTTGATCTGCTGCCCGAAGAGTGGTGATGTCCTGCCAAATAATCAGATATGTGGCCAAACCCCGCCCGCTTTTCATACAACAGCTGGAGAAGAGTCGCCTCTGAACGGGTTTCCCTGGATGGCCATGCTATTATACGTGAATCCTCATAGTTCGACGCAGGATACTGTACCCAGGTGTGCGGGATCACTGATCACCAATCGCTACGTGCTCACCGCGGCCCAATGTGTGAACATAAATGGCTTGGAGCTAAGAAGTGTGCGACTCGGAGAGCATGACACCTCCTCAAACCCAGACTGCATCACTTTAATCAGTGGAACGAAGATATGCGCTCCCCCGCATCTAGAAATCAACGTGGAGCTGGCCATCAAGCATGAGCACTACGTGGCCATAGAAGGGAAGCACTACAACGACATTGCCCTGTTGCGACTCCAATTTCCGGTTCG GTATACGAGCCAAATTCTACCCATTTGTATTTTTCCTAGCGATAATTTATCGAATCCTTCCTTTGACAACTACAATTTGCAAATAGCGGGCTGGGGGTCCTCGCAAATGCAGAGTTCCAGCAATGTATTATTGTATGCCAACATCCAGGGCAGGAACCCGGATGAGTGCTCAAGAATCTATTCTTCCTTAGGGATAAACAAGGAGACCCAAATATGCGCAGGTGGCCAGAACGGAAAGGACACCTGTAGAGGAGACTCTGGCAGTCCGCTGATGGCCACAATGGGATGGGGCGTGGACGAATTCGTTTATTTAGCCGGGATCACCTCCTATGGATTTAACCAGTGCGGAGATTGGCCAGCAGCTTACACGAAAACTTCATATTATGTCAATTGGATACAGAGGAGTATGTCGAGATATGAGGAAAACTAG